GGGCGGTGACCACGGCGGTGACATCGAAGAACACGTCACGAAGCCGCTCCTCCGGAAAGAGCCCCGGGAAGAGCAGCGCCGCCGTCGAATAGAGCCACGCTGCAGAGATGCCGGTGGCGATCAGCGTGTACATGTTCGCCGAGCGGTGCTTGAGCGCCGACCACGCCCCGGTGAAGAACTGCGAGCCCGCCCACAGCAGCACCGGTATCGTCACCAGCGCCATCGCACCCCAGATGAGGTTCAGCGCCGTTGAGCCTTTCGCCGGGATACCCGGGAACAGCTCCGGATACGAGAAGTACATGACCGGGAGGGCAATGATCGCCGCGAACCAGAACTTACGCAGCAGCGTTCGATACAAGCGCTCTCTCGCTTCGGTTTCCGCGTCCGAGTCGTCGGCCTCGGTGACGGGTCGCGCCGAGTAACCGGCGTCGGCCACGACGGCGGTGAGCACATCGACGGAGACCGTATCCACATCAACGGTCGCTTCTTCGGTGGCGAAGTTCACCCGGGCATCGACAACACCTGGCGTCGATGCCAGCGCCCGCTCGATCGTCGCCACACACGACGCACAGGTCATCCCCTCGATCGCCAGGTGGACCGTTTCACGACCACCGGACCGATGCCGATGGCCGGCGAGGTCGTCTTCTTCCTCGTCTTCCTCCTCGTCCTCGTCGCTGTTGCCGTGCCCGACGTACTGGCCGGGGTCGGCAACGAACGCGCTCCGGCAGTGCTCGGAGCAGAACGCGACATCCGGATAGCCGTCCACGGTGAGCGACTTCGCACTCACCTTCATCCCGCACACCGGATCCCTCATCGACTTGTCGCTTCTCGTCGCGTTCGTCTGATGCCGCGTCTCATGTTGCATCTGATCTCGCATTGTCTGCTCCATTCTCATCGGATACGTCACGGCCTGACTCTCCGTCAGGCCGTTCCGCTCCCGACCAGTTGATTCCTGATGACACGACGGTACACCTTCCAGTCGGCTAGAAAGTCAAGTCCCTCTTTTCCGTGCCTCGTGCACACACCCCCATCGACCTCGGCTCGTTCCTCGCCTCGGCCACTTCCCCCTGAAGGGAGAAGGAAAGAGGAGACCGCCACTACCCCTCGGCCGGGAGCAACGCTCCTTCAGTGTGACGCGAGCCGGCGTTCCACAGCATCCATCCGAGGCCGTAGCCCTCCACCGCATCGATTTCCGCCCGCACGCTCGCAGCTCCGTAGTTGAAATCGGCGATCCAAGGACGCATGATCGTGGTCGGCCCGATGCGGGATGTCCCATCGGCGAGCGCCCTGTCGACCACCGCGAATGGATGATCCGCGGGCTTGTCGTAGCCCATCCACCCGTCGCTGTAGTGGTCCGGGTAGATCATCGGCGAAAGAGCGTCCACCTCCGCCCCGATCTCCTCGGGACGCTGACCGATCCCCTGATCGTTCCGTGTCGACAACACGATGGCGAAGACGTCGGCGGAAACGGCACACCCGAGCGGATGGAGGGCCTCCCTGGCTTCGGCGAGGAACGTGCCGATCGCTTCGAGACGCGCCTCTTGTCCGTCCGATCCGACGTACACGCCATCTCCATCGAGTGACATTGCAGCGGTCAGGCCTGTCGGGAATCTCACGTAGTCGAACTGAATCTCGTCGATACCCGCTTTGCAGGCCTCGATGGCGACGTCGATGTTGTAGCGGCGGGCGGCGGGATCGGTCGGATCGAGAAACGCCTGGCTGCCCTGCCGGTACGGCTTCGATCCTCGCAGGATCGCCAGATCGGTGCGTTCCTTGGCAACGACCGGATCCTCGAAAGAAACGACCCTGCCGATCGCGTACAGGCCTCGCGCGTGAATGGCGCCGATGGCGTCATCCAACGCATACGAGCCGCTCACGGCACCGACGTCGAGGGCGAGGGGAACCTCGGATCGATGGGCGATCAACCCCGATTCGTCCTTGATGTCGAGGACCACCGCGTTGATCTCGGTCCGGTCGGCGAGGTCGAGGAACGGTCCCCACAGGTCCCTGCCGGGCAGCCACATGGTCGCGTGGATGGCGCGTACGATGCGAGGCTCGAGGGCGATCTCGAGTGGCGTCTCTGCTCCATCCCATTCGACTTCGACCGGCAGCCATGCCGGCCGTTCGACGGTCACCGTCCCCGGTACGGCGGGCAACAGTTCGAAGGTCCCGTCGGCCCCGGTCGTCGTGCCGAGGTCACCCAGACGAACGGTGGCGTCCGAGAGCGCGTCGCCCGACGCGGTGGCGACGCGACCCCGGAACACAACGGGCACGAGTCGCACCCGAACGGGCGTCTCCGGAGGTTCGGGCACGCTCAGCGACGTCGGATAGTACCCATCGGCGGAAACGGTGACCGTCACCGGGAACTCGTTCCGCAGGACTCCGAACTCTTCCCCGTCCGCGACGGACTCCCCGGCGATGGTGATGTCCGCACGGGAGATCGTGCTCCCTGCGGTGTCGAGAACCAGGACCGAAACCGGTATCGGCTTTGGTCTGGGGAGTACCTTCTTGCCAACCGTGACGATGGACGCGCACGCTGCCGTGAATACGGCAAAGGTGATGACGATCACCCAGAGGCGAGAAGAGGAACCCGGCACGCAGGAAGGGTACCCCGACCCGAACGTCAAGCGACAGTTCCCATTGAGCGTGTCGGTCTCTCGTGGTACCTTGAGTTCGTTCTGGAAACGTCAGGGGGACCAGAAGCTGTGGCGAAAACACGACGAACGTCTGTGCCGATCTACGACACGGTCGGGATGTATCTGGAAGAAGTCTCGTCTCACGATCTGCTCACTGCAGAAGACGAGGTGCGGCTCTCGCGTGCGATGGAAGCCGGCCGCAAGGCGCAGCACCGCCTCGACGACGACGAGCCGCTGACCCCGGAGCAACGCGCCCACCTGTACCGCCTCGTCCACGAGGGGGCCGAGGCCAAGATGACGTTCATCCGCTGCAACCTCCGTCTGGTCATCTCCATCGCCAAACGGTACGCAGGAAGAGGGTTGGACCTCCTCGACCTGATCCAGGAAGGCAATCTCGGGCTCATCAGGGCGGTCGAGAAGTTCGACTGGCGCAAGGGATTCAAGTTCTCCACCTATGCCACGTGGTGGATTCGCCAGGCGATCACCCGGGGACTCGGCAATCAGGCTCGAACGATCCGGCTCCCCGTTCACATGGTCGACGTCGTACGCACCGTCCAGGAGACCGAGCAGACCCTCACCGAAGTCCTGCACCGACATCCCACCCCTGACGAGATTGCGCAAGCCAGCGGTCTCGAGCTGGACCGTGTCGCCGCCGCCGCGGCCGCCCCCGGCGACACCGTATCGCTGGATCGGCCGGTTGGTGACGACGGCGATGCCGAACTCCGCGATTTCGTCGAGGACGGCACCTCTCCGGACCCGTTCGGCCACGTCGTCAGGATCATGCGAAGGATCTACCTGCGTGACGCTCTGCGCATCCTCGACGAGCCCGAGCGCCAAGTGCTGATCCTGCGCTACGGACTCGACGACGGCATCCCACGCACCTTGTCCGACGTCGGCAAACTCTTGAACCTCACCAGGGAACGGATCCGCCAGATCGAGGGGAGAGCGCTGTCGAAGCTACGCCATCCTTCCTGCGACCTCGACCTGGCGGCGCTGCTCTGATCCGCGGCGCCTCACTCCGCTTCTTCGATACAATGCGCCGATGCTGGGCCTGATCTTTCCGTTCAACCTGCTCTGGGCGCTCTTCATCGCCTCGATCGCCGGTGCCATCGGTGCACGACTGGCCGGCCGTCGTGGAATGGGATGTCTGACCTCGATCGTTCTCGGATTCATCGGGGCCCTGCTGGGCGGCTGGCTGGCGTCGAAACTCGGACTGCCGCTCGGACCGACCGCAGGTGGCCTTCCGGTGATCTGGGCGATCATCGGGGCTGCACTGTTCGTCGCCGTCCTCAGTCTGCTGTCGGGGAAGAAATGACATGGGATCACTCGACAAGCTGAGCATCGCGAAGAGCTGGCTGCCCCGCTACACCGGAATGCCGCTCGAAGGATTCGGCGACTATGTCCTGGTGACGAACTTCCGCACCTACGTCGAGCGATTCGCAGATCGCTTCGGATGCACCATCAGAGGAACGGACCACGCCATGCAGGCCGCCACCAACCACGATGGACTCACGA
Above is a window of bacterium BMS3Abin02 DNA encoding:
- the sigB gene encoding RNA polymerase sigma factor SigB, which produces MAKTRRTSVPIYDTVGMYLEEVSSHDLLTAEDEVRLSRAMEAGRKAQHRLDDDEPLTPEQRAHLYRLVHEGAEAKMTFIRCNLRLVISIAKRYAGRGLDLLDLIQEGNLGLIRAVEKFDWRKGFKFSTYATWWIRQAITRGLGNQARTIRLPVHMVDVVRTVQETEQTLTEVLHRHPTPDEIAQASGLELDRVAAAAAAPGDTVSLDRPVGDDGDAELRDFVEDGTSPDPFGHVVRIMRRIYLRDALRILDEPERQVLILRYGLDDGIPRTLSDVGKLLNLTRERIRQIEGRALSKLRHPSCDLDLAALL
- a CDS encoding transglycosylase associated protein — encoded protein: MLGLIFPFNLLWALFIASIAGAIGARLAGRRGMGCLTSIVLGFIGALLGGWLASKLGLPLGPTAGGLPVIWAIIGAALFVAVLSLLSGKK